A single genomic interval of Actinomadura rubteroloni harbors:
- a CDS encoding DUF6069 family protein: protein MSVTTLTAAPAKSLVLGGLAATAAASVATAVVAAVGSAAGISLEIGGKPIPVPGFAMLTAVFSVIGLALALVLARTVRRPRAVFVRTTVALTVLSLVPDVLADASASTKALLMLTHLVAAAIVIPAVARRLSA, encoded by the coding sequence ATGTCCGTCACCACCCTCACCGCCGCCCCCGCCAAGTCCCTGGTCCTCGGCGGCCTCGCCGCCACGGCCGCCGCGTCCGTCGCGACCGCCGTCGTCGCGGCGGTGGGCTCGGCCGCCGGGATCAGCCTGGAGATCGGCGGCAAGCCGATCCCGGTGCCCGGCTTCGCGATGCTGACCGCCGTCTTCTCGGTGATCGGCCTGGCGCTCGCGCTGGTGCTGGCGCGCACCGTCCGCCGGCCGCGCGCGGTGTTCGTCCGCACCACGGTCGCGCTCACCGTCCTGTCGCTCGTGCCGGACGTGCTGGCGGACGCGTCCGCGAGCACCAAGGCGCTGCTCATGCTCACCCACCTGGTCGCCGCCGCGATCGTGATCCCGGCCGTCGCCCGCCGCCTGTCCGCCTGA